The region TCAATCCAGCTATGGCCACTGCATTTTCATGccccacattctgctggaaatgaacaagtgcctttggaaacacaaacacatctcccttctccaaAGTTTTGCTGAAAAATTTGTTGCTGgtgtcaatgaaacccacaagaagctggccttccagtaaaacaagaacttcggtggctcttgggtgtgtgtgaggaggatttattccacccacTGCGTAGTCGATGCGGACCAACGATATTCCAAACGTATTGAGGCCTGGTATCTGTTTAACGTTCGCCATCGTTACGTTGGAGCCCACATCATTGTCGGTGTTCCCTGCCTGCCCAAGTCCCCGGAAGAAGAAATCGTTTGCTGAAACTTGCATTGGGTCTTTGCAAACGAACCCGTTCACCAAAACTGTTTAAAACAAGATCAAATCAATCTGTCTGTTAGTAACTCGACTCGTCTAATAAGCAAATCATTATCATTGTTTATGTATAAATATTCTCACTCACCGTTGCTTTCCTCATCTGCAACGCAGAAATCTTGCAAGGG is a window of Cryptomeria japonica unplaced genomic scaffold, Sugi_1.0 HiC_scaffold_468, whole genome shotgun sequence DNA encoding:
- the LOC131871822 gene encoding putative germin-like protein 2-2 — its product is MAGDPDPLQDFCVADEESNVLVNGFVCKDPMQVSANDFFFRGLGQAGNTDNDVGSNVTMANVKQIPGLNTFGISLVRIDYAVGGINPPHTHPRATEVLVLLEGQLLVGFIDTSNKFFSKTLEKGDVFVFPKALVHFQQNVGHENAVAIAGLSSQFPGVQTIANSLFAANPPLPDSVLSKAFRITQELVNYIQKKFAY